The Bubalus kerabau isolate K-KA32 ecotype Philippines breed swamp buffalo chromosome X, PCC_UOA_SB_1v2, whole genome shotgun sequence genome has a segment encoding these proteins:
- the LOC129639395 gene encoding uncharacterized LOC128031833 homolog: MDSLTEQRLTSPNLPAPHLEHYSVLHCTMTLDVQTVVVFAVIVVLLLVNVILMFFLGTR; the protein is encoded by the coding sequence ATGGACAGTCTGACAGAACAGAGACTGACATCTCCCAATCTGCCAGCCCCTCATTTGGAACACTACAGTGTTCTGCATTGCACCATGACCCTGGATGTGCAAACTGTAGTCGTTTTTGCCGTGATTGTAGTCCTTCTGCTTGTAAATGTCATACTCATGTTTTTTCTGGGAACGCGCTGA